DNA sequence from the Prochlorothrix hollandica PCC 9006 = CALU 1027 genome:
CCACTGGCTAGGGCGGGGGCATTGTCCTCTGGAGACAGCAGTAAGCTGCCTGCTGTGACGCTGGATAATTCGGGGATCAGGGAGGGAAAGGTGGATTCGGTGGCCGGGTCGGATAGGTCCAAGGTGGGGGCATTATCGCGGAAGCTGGTTTGGCGTTGAGCGGTGCGGCTATTTTTGCCCAATTCCTTGAGCAGTACGTCTAAATTGTCGATTTCGGCGGCGATCGCTAAAGTATCCGTACTGAGGCGATCGGCCTCGCCGCCCCCACTTTGATCAACGCTAAAAGACTTCCGGGGCTGATATAGCCACAACCCCCCAAACAACAGCAGCAAGCCCAAGCCCATGGCACTGAGCCAAACCCAAGGCTGTTCCAACCAAGACAGGGGGGAGGGGGAACGGGGAGGGGAGGGTTGAGCCATGGTGCTGTACCAGGAAAGGGCGGGAGCTAGAGTGTTGGATCTGAGGAGTCAAACCGGCCAGACTTTGCCCCGCAGTCCAGGGGGTGGGGTAATGCCGAAGCGGTGGCAGAGGGTGGGGACCACATCATAAAGCTGTGCCCCCGTCAGCACCTGTCCCCCCTGGGGGCGTTGGGGATCATGGTAGATCACTAGGCCCAAGGGGGCATGGTTGGCATCATCGGGTCCCGTGTCGTTCTCCACGGTGTAGAGGGTGTTATGGCCGACACTTCCCACCGATCGCCATGCTAAATTATCGAAATACACCAATAAATCTGGAGCGATACCGCGAACTCTTTGGTAAATAGCCTGGGGCTTATAAGCGTTACTACTTAAAGCATTGCCCTGGGCATCGGGGAGGGCTTCTAGGCGGCTTGCCAGTTCGTTGCGCAGGCGATCGTAATCCGCCATGGGAACAATGCCCTCCGGTTCTCGCCCCTGGACATTGAGGAAAACCCGGCCATAGTAGCCCCCCGCTCCCCAGGCTTGGGTGCGGCTCCAATCCACCGCCACCTGATCCAGGGGTCGCGGCTCCGTTGGGTTTTCCTTCAGCACCAAATAGCCCTCCTGGATCAGCCACTCATTGAGGCAAATGCCCCCCATCAAGGGCTGGGCACCATGGTCCGACACCACCAGCACCACGGTTTCCGGGCTGCATTGGGCCAGCAAGTCCCCCACCCGCTGATCCACTTGGCAATAGTAGTCATGGATGGCGTTGGCATAGGGATCCTGGGGTTGGTGTTGGGGATGGCGGGGATCCATGGGCTTCCAGAAGGCATGGTGAATGCGATCGACCCCCATATCCACCAGCATCAGAAAATCGGGGTGATCCTGGTGCAGCAGCTTTTCCGCAAGGCTGAACCGTTGTTGGCAGAGGGCATAGAGGTTGTCCAGAATTTGGGCCTTGTCCTCCGATCGAAACTCCGGCACATCCAACATAAACGCCGGCATCCACTGCCGGATCTGGTTCCCCAACTCCGGGGGATGGGTGAAGGGGGTATCCAGGTTGGGGGTGAGGAAACAGGACACCTGGCTCCCTGACACGGGACGCGGGGGCGAGGTACCCGGGACGCTGAGGGTGGCCACAGTCCAGCCCGCCTCCCCCAACAGATCCCAGAGGCGGGGCACCTTGACGGCGCGACCATCGGAAATGGCCATGGTGTGATAGCCCCGATCGCGGCGGTTGCGGAACCCGTAGATCCCCAACTCCCCCGGATCCCGACCGCTCATCATGCAACTCCAGGCGGGCACGGTAATGGCGGGAATACTGCTTTCTAAACGGCCATAGCTGCCCTGATCCATCAGGCGGGAGAGGTGCGGCAGATCCGATCGCCACTGGTCAAACACCAGATCGGGGGCCATGCAATCCAGACCAATGATCAGCAGGCGGGGAGTTGGAGCGGCATCGGTCACCTAACGCACCCCCATCCAGGTTAGAAAGTCTTGGCCCGTGACGAGTTCCAGGAGGATCAGGGCAATGATGCCCACCATGGCAAAGCGGCCATTGATCCGTTCTGCGTAGGCGGTCCACCCAAAACCGGGCTGGGGATCTGAGACGGGTTCGGGGGTGGGCACCGGGGGCGTGGCAG
Encoded proteins:
- a CDS encoding alkaline phosphatase family protein; the encoded protein is MTDAAPTPRLLIIGLDCMAPDLVFDQWRSDLPHLSRLMDQGSYGRLESSIPAITVPAWSCMMSGRDPGELGIYGFRNRRDRGYHTMAISDGRAVKVPRLWDLLGEAGWTVATLSVPGTSPPRPVSGSQVSCFLTPNLDTPFTHPPELGNQIRQWMPAFMLDVPEFRSEDKAQILDNLYALCQQRFSLAEKLLHQDHPDFLMLVDMGVDRIHHAFWKPMDPRHPQHQPQDPYANAIHDYYCQVDQRVGDLLAQCSPETVVLVVSDHGAQPLMGGICLNEWLIQEGYLVLKENPTEPRPLDQVAVDWSRTQAWGAGGYYGRVFLNVQGREPEGIVPMADYDRLRNELASRLEALPDAQGNALSSNAYKPQAIYQRVRGIAPDLLVYFDNLAWRSVGSVGHNTLYTVENDTGPDDANHAPLGLVIYHDPQRPQGGQVLTGAQLYDVVPTLCHRFGITPPPGLRGKVWPV
- a CDS encoding chlorophyll a/b-binding protein, coding for MSDDLQTPPLETATPPVPTPEPVSDPQPGFGWTAYAERINGRFAMVGIIALILLELVTGQDFLTWMGVR